A genomic region of Zea mays cultivar B73 chromosome 6, Zm-B73-REFERENCE-NAM-5.0, whole genome shotgun sequence contains the following coding sequences:
- the LOC118472317 gene encoding uncharacterized protein, which translates to MVLIDIRNMLQSMGKDIKTFPLPPMIDTYDDAIGTAREVYKEESIQPTVEDVALKDSLNEEQRAAYDKIIFTKQSGTAELLRKASLIIWDKASMTKRQAVEALDNSMRDIMGRPALPFGGKTIVFGGDFRQVMPVVRKGSRAQVVASSLRMSYLWESMSHLKLVSNMRAKNDPWFAEFLLRVGGGTEETNSDGDIRLPDDVCVPYSGSDNDIDNLIDFAFPNLNENMSDSTYITSRAILSTRNDWVDMINVKMIDRFQGEHMVYHSFDSAMDDPHNYYPPEFLNTLTPNGLPPHVLKLKIGCPVILLRNIDPANGLCNGTRLVVRGFQRNSIDAEIVLGFCPARMESLFVGLSHNKPKTSVATAIVREDYICTQGDLALIDFIKEIPCEPRVEVVLIDDAFVERKWMECLFQPSAYLGDEVIDCYINLIKAQKHLKCRSGGRVHIENAFQFNFLKRDGDLEIKTEELYPIKDMTHICSAERRVLLYLDHDMVFIPINIRETHWYLVVIHARNMEIQVLDSLGTSQDRKDLTDSIKGLQRQIDMISQRKELKDHRWPDLQVASWPLREIDMGYAKQTDSSSCGLFLLNYIEYWTGDELSDSFTQDDMSHFRKKMAAILLSSDLNKRRGCLLYKNEKEVDSGSPSDVEILENPTDSNKRKLLHVLDDSEVVFEDEEGPITQADLQRWFVDDWDKRAPVKVSNDGCTNDFLMVGLSTKDMPVTKADSIDVLCDYIMAIEDDTTLERTWVRSFNPFKIEISVKDLQNILTTTQDMILRCFDMAVRLLANKESRRPKEEIINNRKHYMDM; encoded by the exons ATGGTATTGATTGACATTAGGAACATGCTGCAGTCAATGGGAAaggacataaagacattccctctaCCTCCTATGATCGACACATATGACGATGCTATTGGTACTGCTCGGGAGGTTTACAAGGAGGAAAGTATCCAACCGACAGTGGAAGATGTGGCTCTTAAAGACTCTCTTAACGAGGAACAGAGGGCCGCCTATGATAAGATTAT CTTCACGAAGCAGAGTGGAACAGCAGAGTTGCTACGGAAAGCATCTCTCATTATCTGGGACAAGGCTTCTATGACTAAGAGACAAGCCGTGGAGGCACTGGACAATAGCATGCGCGATATAATGGGTCGCCCCGCACTGCCATTTGGTGGTAAAACCATTGTCTTCGGTGGAGATTTCAGACAGGTCATGCCTGTTGTTCGTAAAGGGTCAAGGGCTCAAGTGGTCGCGTCTTCGCTACGGATGTCTTACCTATGGGAGTCCATGTCCCACTTAAAGCTTGTTAGCAACATGAGAGCAAAAAACGACCCTTGGTTTGCAGAGTTTTTGCTGCGCGTAGGCGGTGGAACTGAGGAAACAAATAGTGACGGCGACATTCGTCTTCCTGATGATGTGTGTGTGCCTTACAGTGGGAGTGACAACGATATTGACAACCTAATAGACTTTGCTTTCCCAAATCTCAACGAAAATATGTCTGATTCCACCTACATCACTTCAAGGGCGATACTGTCAACACGGAACGACTGGGTTGATATGATAAATGTTAAGATGATTGATCGTTTTCAAGGGGAGCATATGGTGTATCATAGTTTCGATAGCGCCATGGATGATCCCCACAACTACTACCCACCCGAGTTCCTAAACACATTGACGCCTAATGGGCTACCACCTCATGTTTTGAAGCTCAAGATTGGATGTCCTGTTATATTGCTCCGGAATATAGACCCTGCAaatggactttgcaatggcacCAGGCTGGTCGTTCGTGGCTTCCAAAGAAATAGCATTGACGCAGAGATTGTACTGG GTTTTTGTCCCGCGAGAATGGAATCTCTATTTGTAGGCTTGTCTCATAACAAGCCAAAAACATCAGTGGCAACCGCAATAGTTCGAGAAG ACTATATTTGCACGCAAGGTGATCTTGCTCTCATCGATTTTATCAAGGAAATCCCTTGTGAACCAAGGGTAGAAGTGGTTCTTATTGATGATGCCTTTGTTGAAAGGAAGTGGATGGAGTGTTTATTTCAGCCGAGCGCATATTTAGGTGACGAG GTTATAGACTGTTACATAAATTtgataaaagctcaaaagcatctAAAGTGTCGATCTGGAGGTCGCGTTCACATAGAAAATGCTTTCCAGTTCAATTTCCTGAAGCGAGATGGTGATCTTGAAATTAAAACAGAGGAGCTATATCCAATTAAAGACATGACACACATATGTAGCGCTGAACGAAGGGTGTTACTTTACCTAGACCATGACATG GTGTTTATTCCGATAAACATCCGAGAGACGCATTGGTATCTTGTTGTGATCCATGcaagaaatatggagatacaagTGCTCGATTCACTTGGTACTTCACAAGACCGCAAAGACCTCACTGACTCT ATTAAAGGACTGCAAAGACAAATAGATATGATATCTCAACGTAAGGAGTTAAAAGACCACAGGTGGCCAGACCTCCAAGTTGCTTCTTGGCCGCTCAGAGAAATAGACATGGGATATGCAAAGCAGACAGATAG CTCTTCATGTGGcctctttcttttgaactatattgaatactgGACAGGGGATGAACTGTCTGACAGTTTTACCCAG GATGACATGTCACACTTTAGGAAAAAAatggctgctatattactatcttcagacctgaataagagaagggggtgtctgttatacaaaaatgaaaaagaagTTGACTCTGGAAGCCCATCTGATGTTGAGATATTAGAAAACCCAACAGATTCTAATAAGAGGAAACTACTCCACGTGCTTGATGATAGCGAAGTAGTGTTTGAAGATGAGGAAGGCCCTATTACTCAAGCAGACTTGCAAAGGTGGTTTGTTGATGATTGGGATAAAAGAGCTCCTGTAAAAGTCTCTAACGATGGTTGCACCAATGACTTTTTAATGGTTGGTCTTTCCACAAAGGACATGCCAGTGACCAAAGCCGATTCAATAGATGTTTTATGTGATTATATCATGGCAATAGAAGACGATACGACACTAGA GAGAACATGGGTGCGAAGTTTCAAtccttttaagatagaaatatctgTCAAAGACCTGCAAAACATATTAACAACAACTCAAGATATGATTCTAAGATGTTTTGATATGGCTGTTCGGCTGCTTGCCAATAAAGAGTCACGTAGACCGAAAGAAGAAATCATAAATAATAGAAAGCATTATATGGACATG